The following are encoded in a window of Perca fluviatilis chromosome 21, GENO_Pfluv_1.0, whole genome shotgun sequence genomic DNA:
- the ccdc78 gene encoding coiled-coil domain-containing protein 78 gives MDTQDHHTTLNELQERLQALTEENLQLRDKNERLFTKVGYLESRLGHLAGSNTDLSCRLVQSEEEKLKISKELVEEKILTNKMKEQFEEEKFELKNKILNQAGGKTELEMERDNLFRELQSAEARLKLGEKRSQDWTEEYTTLKKNYLALAKAHDEEVAQSEELSAELLALAQAQDALRRQLEEQQQSVKTTTQGRMSRNRVKLEDLAALDKEQKSMEKTLLGNQDEIKDMLEKMKNSYEEQLKKLEEKVVAMGKAHQENKRAIHNRQQELFEQSVALMCSQSQVKEVEEENSMLQLQVKELNEEYRARLVCYLQDLAEYIDGVGEGKNPSETSEMRAHVDRMLQDVRSTYRVREEQLASAARSYKKRLQKITKTHHALLIAYRVQRELVLAKPESGLDPGPPEACFSLEPTELRHETEKELQHLRQDKARLEGQLQAAREQVAVLKMPVQNLSHQDSAFEESWTDIRKQLREITDSTLVNFEKERALLITRATVAEAQVSELQDYIDNHLGRYKEEISHLCRLQGIQEAGRSQSANSSLR, from the exons ATGGACACACAGGACCACCACACAACTTTAAATGAACTTCAGGAGCGACTTCAAGCTCTGACAGAAGAAAAT TTGCAGCTGCGTGACAAAAATGAACGCCTTTTCACCAAAGTGGGCTACCTGGAGAGCAGACTGGGCCACCTGGCAGGCTCCAACACAGATCTGTCCTGCAGGCTGGTCCAGAGTGAAGAGGAAAAACTCAAG ATATCGAAGGAGCTTGTGGAGGAGAAAATTCTGACAAACAAGATGAAAGAGCAGTTTGAAGAAGAGAAGTTTGAGCTGAAAAACAAG ATATTGAACCAAGCTGGTGGAAAAACAGAGCTTGAGATGGAGCGAGACAACTTATTCAGGGAACTCCAGTCTGCTGAGGCTCGTCTGAAATTGGGAGAGAAGCGCAGCCAAGACTGGACAGAGGAGTACACCACACTGAAGAAGAACTACCTAGCTCTGGCTAAGGCCCATGATGAAGAGGTGGCCCAGAGTGAAGAGCTAAGTGCTGAGCTGCTGGCACTGGCCCAGGCCCAGGACGCCCTCCGTAGGCAgctggaggagcagcagcagagtgTGAAGACTACTACCCAGGGCCGCATGTCACGTAACAGGGTCAAG CTTGAGGATCTGGCAGCTTTGGACAAGGAACAAAAGTCcatggaaaaaact CTACTTGGAAACCAAGATGAGATCAAAGACATGCTGGAGAAAATGAAGAACAGCTACGAGGAGCAGCTGAAGAAACTGGAGGAGAAAGT GGTGGCAATGGGGAAAGCCCACCAGGAGAACAAGAGAGCGATCCACAATCGACAGCAGGAACTATTTGAGCAGAGTGTG GCCCTGATGTGCTCTCAGAGCCAAGTGAAGGAGGTAGAAGAAGAGAACTCAATGCTGCAGCTTCAAGTCAAAGAGCTGAATGAGGAATACCGTGCAAGGCTTGTGTGCTATTTACAGGACTTAGCT GAGTACATCGATGGAGTTGGAGAAGGTAAAAACCCTTCAGAGACTTCTGAGATGAGGGCACACGTGGACAGAATGCTCCAGGATGTTCGTTCAACCTACAGGGTCAGGGAGGAACAGCTTGCCTCTGCTGCTCGCTCCTATaagaagagacttcagaagATCACCAAGACCCATCATGCTCTCCTTATTGCATACAG GGTTCAGAGGGAGCTGGTCTTGGCCAAACCAGAGAGCGGTCTTGACCCTGGACCCCCAGAAGCCTGCTTCAGCCTGGAGCCCACTGAGCTCAGACATGAAACTGAGAAGGAGCTCCAGCACCTTCGCCAGGACAAAGCGAGGCTGGAGGGTCAGCTGCAGGCGGCCCGGGAACAG GTGGCTGTCTTAAAAATGCCTGTTCAGAATTTAAGCCATCAGGA CTCGGCATTCGAGGAATCCTGGACGGACATAAGGAAACAGCTGAGGGAGATCACAGACTCTACACTG gtgAACTTTGAGAAGGAGCGCGCCCTTCTCATCACCAGGGCAACAGTTGCAGAGGCGCAGGTGTCGGAGTTGCAGGACTATATTGACAACCACCTGGGCAG GTATAAAGAGGAGATCTCACATCTCTGCAGACTCCAAGGGATACAGGAGGCCGGGCGTTCCCAAAGTGCTAATTCATCACTCCGTTAA